The following proteins are encoded in a genomic region of Arachis ipaensis cultivar K30076 chromosome B02, Araip1.1, whole genome shotgun sequence:
- the LOC107625391 gene encoding UDP-glucose 4-epimerase GEPI48 isoform X2 encodes MVPACVIFSHCIWLAKAGPEEFPLSAAARTKLMIEEICRDLYQSDHGWKIILLRYFNPVGAHPSGNIGEDPRGIPNNLMPFVQLVAVGRRPALTIFGTDYKTSDGTGVRDYIHVVDLADGHIAALNKLEDPKIGCEVYNLGTGKGTSVLEMVKAFENASGKNASFEFDHLVKANSQAVAGLITLLLWHAREIMRLKPFMPECGKKYVIREQKSGVV; translated from the exons ATGGTTCCAGCTTGTGTTATCTTTAGCCACTGTATATGGTTGGCCAAAGCAGGTCCGGAAGAGTTCCCTTTGTCAGCAGCGGCACGAACCAAG CTTATGATCGAAGAAATTTGCCGTGATCTCTACCAATCAGATCATGGATGGAAAATAATATTGTTGAGATACTTCAACCCAGTTGGTGCACATCCTAGTGGAAATATTGGTGAGGATCCTCGTGGAATTCCAAACAATCTCATGCCATTTGTTCAGCTAGTAGCTGTCGGCAGACGCCCTGCACTGACAATTTTTGGAACTGACTATAAAACAAGCGATGGCACTGGA GTTCGCGATTACATTCATGTTGTTGATTTAGCAGATGGCCACATAGCCGCATTGAATAAACTAGAGGATCCTAAAATAG GTTGTGAAGTTTATAACTTGGGAACTGGAAAGGGGACATCGGTTTTGGAGATGGTCAAAGCTTTTGAAAATGCCTCTGGAAAG AATGCGAGTTTTGAGTTTGATCACCTTGTCAAGGCTAATAGCCAAGCTGTTGCTGGCCTTATTACATTACTTTTATGGCACGCTCGGGAGATAATGCGTCTCAAACCTTTTATGCCAGAGTGTGGAAAAAAATATGTAATCAGGGAACAGAAGTCTGGTGTTGTGTGA
- the LOC107625391 gene encoding UDP-glucose 4-epimerase GEPI48 isoform X1, translated as MAYCDNFLAANLILHSKTKLFEIDLHFVRDYVTNRAIQGSHVPTSIQMADRGNNEAEKLRAQNSLMIEEICRDLYQSDHGWKIILLRYFNPVGAHPSGNIGEDPRGIPNNLMPFVQLVAVGRRPALTIFGTDYKTSDGTGVRDYIHVVDLADGHIAALNKLEDPKIGCEVYNLGTGKGTSVLEMVKAFENASGKNASFEFDHLVKANSQAVAGLITLLLWHAREIMRLKPFMPECGKKYVIREQKSGVV; from the exons ATGGCATATTGCGATAATTTCTTAGCAGCAAATCTTATCCTGCATTCAAAGACAAAACTCTTTGAAATTGACTTGCATTTCGTCAGGGATTATGTCACAAACAGAGCCATTCAAGGGAGTCATGTTCCCACCTCAATTCAGATGGCAGATAGAGGAAACAATGAAGCAGAAAAGCTAAGAGCTCAGAATTCG CTTATGATCGAAGAAATTTGCCGTGATCTCTACCAATCAGATCATGGATGGAAAATAATATTGTTGAGATACTTCAACCCAGTTGGTGCACATCCTAGTGGAAATATTGGTGAGGATCCTCGTGGAATTCCAAACAATCTCATGCCATTTGTTCAGCTAGTAGCTGTCGGCAGACGCCCTGCACTGACAATTTTTGGAACTGACTATAAAACAAGCGATGGCACTGGA GTTCGCGATTACATTCATGTTGTTGATTTAGCAGATGGCCACATAGCCGCATTGAATAAACTAGAGGATCCTAAAATAG GTTGTGAAGTTTATAACTTGGGAACTGGAAAGGGGACATCGGTTTTGGAGATGGTCAAAGCTTTTGAAAATGCCTCTGGAAAG AATGCGAGTTTTGAGTTTGATCACCTTGTCAAGGCTAATAGCCAAGCTGTTGCTGGCCTTATTACATTACTTTTATGGCACGCTCGGGAGATAATGCGTCTCAAACCTTTTATGCCAGAGTGTGGAAAAAAATATGTAATCAGGGAACAGAAGTCTGGTGTTGTGTGA